From Demequina lutea, a single genomic window includes:
- a CDS encoding carbohydrate ABC transporter permease has protein sequence MKKLKGRHVMLSVFMFGAVVVVGFPLYYIVVNTFKTQRETVANPLGLPTSLYLGNYIDVFESVPLVQVFSNTLYVTVLAIVLQLLVGSMAAYSMIMRHTLLNRVLGVVLLIAFVVPAQSTLIPLYRVFVGFKLVDNLNGLVILYAAGSVFCYFIIQGYMKTLPYEIIEAARIDGASASQIYWRVVLPLIRPILVTVGVFQTMWVWNDFVFPTVFISSPDKQTIVLQIYAAVGEFATNWPAFMTLTVIALIPMVVFFVFAQRHIVSGLVSGSVKG, from the coding sequence GTGAAGAAACTCAAGGGACGGCACGTCATGCTGTCCGTTTTCATGTTTGGCGCGGTGGTTGTCGTGGGGTTCCCTCTCTACTACATCGTCGTGAACACCTTCAAAACCCAGCGCGAAACTGTGGCTAACCCGCTAGGCCTTCCAACGTCGCTTTACCTCGGTAACTACATTGACGTTTTTGAGAGTGTGCCGCTCGTGCAGGTGTTCTCAAATACTCTGTATGTGACCGTTTTGGCCATCGTGTTGCAGTTGCTCGTGGGATCTATGGCGGCGTACTCGATGATCATGCGGCACACATTGCTCAATCGAGTGCTCGGAGTCGTGCTCCTCATCGCGTTCGTCGTGCCAGCGCAGTCCACCTTGATTCCGCTTTACCGAGTTTTTGTCGGATTCAAACTAGTTGATAACCTCAATGGACTTGTCATTCTCTACGCAGCCGGATCAGTATTTTGCTACTTCATCATTCAGGGGTATATGAAGACTCTTCCGTACGAGATAATTGAGGCGGCACGTATTGACGGAGCGAGCGCAAGCCAGATTTATTGGCGCGTGGTCCTCCCCCTCATTAGGCCAATCCTCGTGACTGTGGGCGTGTTTCAAACGATGTGGGTGTGGAACGACTTCGTGTTTCCGACGGTCTTCATATCATCTCCGGACAAGCAGACCATCGTACTTCAAATCTACGCTGCGGTAGGGGAGTTCGCCACCAATTGGCCGGCATTCATGACGCTTACTGTAATAGCGCTCATACCTATGGTCGTCTTCTTCGTTTTCGCCCAACGGCACATTGTGAGCGGGCTAGTCTCGGGGAGTGTCAAGGGATGA
- a CDS encoding carbohydrate ABC transporter permease: MTVTARAIVTRLRSRALRTTGWRDAAAHQAFLIPIIIVFVVLFLVPLAQSFYWSFTDFNGYSSDVNFVGLANYVKLFTDSSLLAGLTFTLLFAVGITVGVTMIAIPLAVALNKRFFGRNLARSVFFFPAVPSMLVLGLVWAYILSPLDTGALNTVLDKFGGGGPVAWLAATGLARMSVIVVGIWGLAGWHAVLYLAYLQSIPHEYYEAATIDGASGPQQFWKITLPLLTPAIVISQFLLLTHGLKIFDLPFALTGGGPGFATFTITQSIIVTGVSQGHYGLASALAVVFTLTVAVLAISQVTLMRVLERRVT, translated from the coding sequence ATGACCGTCACCGCTAGAGCGATAGTCACTCGCCTGCGAAGTCGAGCGCTCCGAACCACTGGCTGGCGTGATGCGGCAGCACACCAGGCCTTTTTGATCCCGATCATCATTGTCTTTGTGGTGCTCTTCTTGGTGCCGCTCGCGCAGTCCTTTTACTGGAGTTTTACGGACTTCAACGGCTACTCCTCTGACGTCAACTTCGTGGGGCTTGCCAATTATGTGAAGCTGTTCACGGACAGTTCGCTTCTCGCCGGGCTCACCTTCACACTACTTTTTGCAGTGGGCATCACCGTGGGCGTAACGATGATCGCCATACCGCTTGCAGTAGCGCTAAACAAGCGTTTCTTTGGCCGGAACCTCGCACGCTCAGTTTTCTTCTTCCCCGCAGTCCCTAGCATGCTCGTACTAGGCCTCGTCTGGGCCTATATTCTGTCGCCGTTGGACACCGGTGCGCTGAACACGGTCCTCGACAAATTTGGCGGTGGGGGCCCAGTGGCGTGGCTCGCCGCGACGGGGCTCGCGCGGATGTCCGTCATCGTGGTCGGCATTTGGGGGCTCGCGGGCTGGCATGCGGTGCTCTACCTCGCCTACCTCCAGTCAATCCCACACGAGTATTACGAGGCCGCTACTATTGATGGCGCGTCTGGGCCGCAGCAATTCTGGAAAATTACGCTACCTCTACTCACTCCCGCCATTGTGATTAGCCAGTTTCTGTTGTTGACCCACGGGCTTAAGATCTTCGACCTGCCATTCGCGTTAACCGGCGGAGGGCCCGGATTCGCAACATTCACCATTACACAGTCAATCATTGTCACTGGTGTATCGCAGGGTCACTACGGTCTTGCATCCGCGCTTGCGGTGGTTTTCACGCTGACGGTCGCGGTGCTGGCGATTTCGCAAGTGACGCTCATGCGGGTGCTTGAGAGGAGAGTGACGTGA
- a CDS encoding ABC transporter substrate-binding protein — MQPVLKAFEAAHPEIKIEASYAPPVQGYITTLQARLLAGTAPDVFMMAAENKTGLIDGKFVLDLAGEGFMSNIPKFNQTTYGRDGSVYGMSIASWGAGLMYNVDMLASVGYDAPPENWDDFIAMCLKLDAAGISPFLEAIDGMPIILGAQLGAYNASIGGTMDDKIFDGTSSFDEQWTPIVKEYNKLYESGAVTRDVVGLSRADAQNAFYAGKTAMTIGRPWIMAAAHEAGGPDLKFKVVKVPAIAGFEPYVAGAASPAFAINSSSDKVEAAKTFLTWMSSPAGAESFATNTGQITVTSDFKPTLDPALDPILSDIRAGNLYLPQIAWQRSEDVLNQEAIAQIQRMVTGEITPQEFTKALDSRLASAS; from the coding sequence ATGCAGCCGGTGCTGAAAGCATTTGAGGCCGCCCACCCTGAGATCAAGATTGAGGCGTCCTACGCGCCGCCGGTTCAGGGGTACATCACTACGCTGCAAGCTCGCCTGCTCGCTGGAACCGCGCCGGACGTGTTCATGATGGCCGCCGAGAATAAGACCGGTCTCATCGACGGTAAATTCGTTCTGGACCTTGCGGGCGAAGGCTTCATGTCTAACATCCCGAAGTTCAACCAAACAACATATGGTCGTGACGGCTCGGTGTACGGCATGTCGATTGCCTCCTGGGGAGCTGGCTTGATGTATAACGTGGACATGCTGGCCTCGGTAGGGTACGACGCTCCTCCGGAGAACTGGGACGACTTCATCGCCATGTGCCTGAAGCTCGACGCGGCGGGCATCAGCCCCTTCCTCGAGGCAATCGATGGCATGCCGATCATTCTCGGCGCACAGCTTGGTGCGTACAACGCGTCGATCGGTGGCACCATGGACGACAAGATTTTCGACGGCACCTCGTCGTTTGACGAGCAGTGGACCCCTATCGTCAAGGAATACAACAAGTTGTACGAGTCTGGCGCTGTCACGCGTGACGTAGTCGGGCTGTCACGTGCCGATGCGCAAAACGCGTTCTACGCGGGCAAAACCGCGATGACGATTGGTCGTCCGTGGATCATGGCGGCAGCGCACGAGGCAGGCGGTCCCGATCTCAAATTCAAGGTCGTTAAGGTTCCAGCGATTGCTGGCTTCGAGCCCTATGTCGCTGGCGCTGCAAGCCCGGCGTTCGCGATCAACTCATCCAGCGACAAGGTCGAGGCTGCGAAGACCTTCCTTACGTGGATGAGCTCGCCTGCGGGTGCCGAATCCTTTGCGACAAATACTGGTCAGATCACCGTCACGAGCGACTTTAAGCCCACGCTCGATCCCGCTCTCGATCCAATTCTGTCGGATATTCGGGCAGGAAACCTCTACCTTCCACAGATCGCCTGGCAACGTAGTGAGGACGTGCTCAATCAAGAGGCGATCGCCCAGATCCAGCGCATGGTCACCGGCGAGATCACGCCTCAGGAGTTCACGAAAGCGCTCGACTCCAGGTTGGCGTCGGCTTCCTGA
- a CDS encoding beta-glucosidase family protein produces MNPSHLPDSQVNADASSVFTGTAGESRGPWNNPELDTATRVAALLKVMSLEEKVAQLSGVWVGADDSGGEVAPQQHEMEEPIDFDARLGIGVGQLTRPFGTKPIDPALGALSLARTQQRIVESNRFGIPAIAHEECLTGFATWGATTFPTPLAWGATFDPALIEDMGEYIGTSMRKVGVHQGLAPVLDVAYDPRWGRTEETIGEDPYLVGTIGSAYVRGMEKSGIITTLKHFAGYSASREGRNLAPVSIGWRELRDVVLPPFEMAIREAGARSVMNSYAALDGLPVAADRQLLTDLLRSEWGFKGTVVADYFAIPFLQTLHGVASDVAEAAAQALRAGIDVELPTTKAYGAPLLNAVREGAIDEALVDQAATRVLSQKVDLGLLDPEWSAFPECLARRELDDVPGLRGSVSLNSDVGRGIARRVADESIVLLSNDGTLPIADLSTIAVFGPSADFTMSGMGGYAFPSHVGIHHSSRHGIDLISVLAALKRTYPSTSIRHLEGTPFGTAQPIDQDAIGRACTGADLAVVALGDNALMWGKGTSGEGSDAPSLELPGFQRALLEAVLATGTTTVVVLLAGRPYALGPVAERCAAIVQAFFPGQEGSEAVVGVLSGRVAPSGRLPVSVPSGPGGYPRSYLSPALGHRTEVSAVDPTPLYPFGHGLSYTTFDWYDGSCDADEVSPDDVVRLSVAVRNTGNVAGVDVVQVYLTDPWASVSQPLARLVGYTRVTLEPGASAIVTVDVPIALAALTNRDGRRVVEPGALTLSLRRSSANVACEFSLTVVCDGPVAPDATSPLSSSAHVNASDAKESLADTRRPHR; encoded by the coding sequence GTGAACCCTTCACATCTGCCCGATAGCCAAGTCAACGCTGATGCCTCAAGCGTCTTCACAGGGACCGCGGGTGAGTCCCGCGGCCCTTGGAACAACCCCGAACTCGACACAGCTACCCGTGTCGCCGCGCTGCTCAAGGTAATGAGTTTGGAGGAGAAAGTGGCGCAGTTGTCCGGCGTGTGGGTGGGAGCCGACGACAGCGGCGGCGAAGTTGCCCCTCAGCAACACGAAATGGAGGAACCCATCGACTTCGATGCCCGTCTCGGCATCGGAGTCGGTCAACTGACACGCCCCTTTGGTACGAAGCCAATTGATCCGGCACTTGGCGCACTGAGTCTCGCAAGAACTCAGCAACGCATAGTCGAAAGCAATCGTTTTGGAATTCCCGCAATTGCTCACGAGGAATGTCTCACAGGATTCGCAACTTGGGGCGCCACGACATTTCCCACTCCCTTGGCGTGGGGCGCGACCTTCGACCCCGCACTCATCGAGGACATGGGAGAGTACATTGGGACGAGCATGCGAAAAGTTGGTGTTCACCAGGGACTAGCCCCTGTTCTTGACGTCGCCTATGACCCACGATGGGGCCGAACTGAGGAGACCATCGGAGAGGACCCCTACCTCGTTGGCACTATCGGATCGGCCTACGTTCGCGGTATGGAGAAATCGGGTATCATCACCACTCTCAAGCACTTCGCGGGGTATTCAGCGTCCCGTGAGGGCCGCAATCTAGCGCCTGTGTCAATTGGATGGCGAGAATTACGCGACGTCGTGCTTCCTCCCTTCGAAATGGCAATTCGCGAGGCTGGCGCCCGGTCGGTGATGAATTCTTACGCCGCTCTGGACGGTCTTCCCGTGGCCGCCGATCGACAGTTACTCACTGATCTCTTGAGGAGCGAGTGGGGCTTCAAGGGCACGGTGGTCGCCGACTACTTCGCCATCCCTTTCCTCCAGACTCTCCACGGCGTTGCGAGCGACGTGGCTGAGGCCGCCGCCCAGGCGCTCCGCGCGGGGATCGACGTAGAGTTGCCGACCACCAAGGCATACGGAGCCCCATTGCTCAATGCCGTGAGGGAGGGGGCCATTGATGAAGCGCTGGTCGACCAAGCGGCTACCCGGGTACTTTCGCAGAAAGTTGACTTGGGACTTCTCGATCCCGAGTGGTCAGCTTTTCCGGAATGCCTCGCTCGGCGCGAACTCGACGACGTCCCAGGCTTGCGCGGATCCGTCTCCCTCAATAGCGATGTCGGTCGCGGGATCGCGCGTCGCGTCGCGGACGAGTCGATTGTGCTGCTCTCCAACGACGGGACGCTCCCTATCGCCGACCTATCTACGATTGCCGTGTTCGGACCAAGTGCGGACTTCACCATGTCCGGCATGGGCGGATACGCCTTCCCCTCTCACGTCGGCATACACCACAGCTCGCGGCACGGCATCGATCTCATCTCTGTGCTCGCGGCGCTCAAGCGCACCTACCCTTCAACCTCCATTCGACATCTTGAGGGAACACCCTTCGGCACGGCACAGCCGATTGACCAAGACGCAATTGGGCGTGCATGCACCGGCGCAGACCTCGCCGTGGTGGCACTCGGCGACAACGCACTCATGTGGGGCAAAGGCACTAGTGGCGAAGGATCCGATGCCCCTAGCCTGGAGCTCCCTGGTTTCCAGCGAGCCCTGCTGGAAGCCGTCCTAGCGACCGGTACCACGACTGTCGTCGTACTTTTGGCGGGACGGCCTTACGCGCTTGGCCCGGTCGCGGAGCGATGCGCGGCGATCGTGCAGGCATTCTTCCCGGGGCAGGAGGGTAGCGAGGCCGTCGTAGGCGTATTATCCGGTCGGGTCGCGCCATCGGGACGCCTTCCAGTCTCCGTACCGTCGGGCCCCGGCGGCTACCCGCGTTCCTACCTGTCACCAGCACTTGGACACCGCACGGAAGTCTCTGCCGTAGATCCAACCCCTTTGTACCCCTTCGGTCACGGGCTTTCGTATACGACATTCGACTGGTATGACGGGTCGTGCGATGCCGACGAGGTATCGCCGGATGATGTAGTTCGACTTTCTGTCGCCGTTCGCAACACGGGCAATGTCGCTGGTGTCGATGTCGTCCAGGTGTACCTCACCGATCCGTGGGCATCAGTCTCTCAACCACTCGCTCGCTTGGTCGGCTACACACGAGTCACCCTCGAGCCCGGCGCGTCTGCCATAGTCACTGTCGATGTGCCGATCGCACTTGCCGCGCTGACAAACCGTGACGGAAGGCGAGTGGTCGAGCCCGGCGCACTGACACTTAGCCTGCGACGGTCGAGCGCGAATGTGGCATGCGAGTTCTCACTGACCGTAGTGTGCGATGGGCCCGTCGCCCCCGACGCAACGTCGCCATTGAGTTCATCCGCGCATGTCAACGCCTCGGACGCTAAGGAGTCATTGGCCGACACACGGCGCCCGCACAGGTAG
- a CDS encoding integrase core domain-containing protein encodes MDLGHHQTARPGQGNLLPTLRLIDIYSRFNPSWIIAQVEDSALIDRNGAVPPTVHADRGTSMTSKPVSALLADLGVTRSHSRPRVSNDNPFSEAQFKTLKYLPEFPKAFASLAHAREFCAGFFHEYNYIHRHSAIA; translated from the coding sequence GTGGACCTGGGACATCACCAAACTGCGCGGCCCGGCCAAGGGAATCTTCTACCAACTCTACGGCTGATCGACATCTACTCCCGGTTCAACCCGTCCTGGATCATCGCCCAAGTCGAGGACTCCGCACTGATCGACCGCAACGGCGCCGTCCCGCCCACCGTGCACGCCGACCGCGGCACCTCGATGACCTCCAAACCCGTGTCGGCGCTGCTGGCCGACCTGGGCGTGACCCGCTCGCATTCGCGGCCTCGGGTCAGCAACGACAACCCGTTCTCCGAGGCCCAGTTCAAGACGCTGAAGTACCTGCCTGAGTTCCCGAAAGCCTTCGCTTCGCTGGCTCACGCCCGCGAGTTCTGTGCCGGCTTCTTCCACGAGTACAACTACATCCACCGCCACTCCGCGATCGCCTGA
- a CDS encoding IS3 family transposase (programmed frameshift), with translation MPAPRKYPQELRERSVRLVREAMSQETSLSMNAAVIRVGHRVGVNSDTLRGWVKQARIDAGEVAGVTSVDAATIKALEREVRELKRANEILLAASKFLRAGARPATSVLVAFIDEHRSRFGVEPICRVLTEHGCRIAPSGYYAARHRPDSARVIRDGDLIVDIERIYWDRERGRGLSGARKVWRLLHREGVVVARCTVERLMREHGLRGARRGKQFVTTRPNDTAPRPADHVQRCFRAERPNQLWVVDFTYVPTWSGMAFTAFVTDVFSRRIVGWRTMNRMPTDLPLDALDMALWVRGRAGEDVTGVIQHSDAGAQYTALRYSERLADVGAIASIGTVGDSYDNALAETVVGLYKTECVKLDGPFRTADELELATLSWIHWFNENRLHSSIGYLTPIEMEDLYYRENTTQEQPLLGELALH, from the exons ATGCCAGCACCGAGGAAGTATCCGCAGGAGCTCAGGGAGCGTTCCGTGCGGCTTGTAAGAGAGGCGATGTCTCAGGAGACGTCGCTGTCGATGAACGCGGCCGTGATCCGTGTGGGTCATCGGGTCGGAGTGAACTCAGACACGCTGCGTGGCTGGGTGAAACAGGCCCGGATCGATGCAGGAGAGGTTGCCGGTGTGACCTCGGTGGACGCGGCCACGATCAAGGCGTTGGAGCGTGAAGTGCGAGAACTCAAACGCGCGAACGAGATACTGCTCGCCGCGTCAA AGTTTCTTCGCGCGGGAGCTCGACCCGCGACTTCCGTTCTAGTGGCCTTCATCGACGAGCATCGCTCGCGGTTCGGGGTCGAGCCAATCTGCCGGGTGCTCACCGAGCACGGGTGCCGGATTGCCCCGTCGGGTTACTACGCCGCCAGGCACCGTCCCGATTCCGCGCGTGTGATACGCGACGGTGATCTGATCGTCGATATTGAGCGGATCTACTGGGATCGTGAACGCGGACGCGGACTCAGTGGGGCGCGCAAGGTGTGGCGTCTGCTGCACCGTGAAGGCGTTGTTGTGGCGCGCTGCACGGTCGAACGCCTCATGCGTGAACACGGTCTGCGCGGTGCGCGCCGCGGCAAGCAGTTCGTCACCACCAGGCCGAACGACACCGCGCCTCGCCCTGCGGATCACGTTCAGCGCTGCTTCCGTGCGGAGCGACCAAACCAGCTGTGGGTCGTGGACTTCACCTATGTGCCGACATGGTCGGGTATGGCGTTCACCGCCTTCGTGACCGACGTATTCTCACGTCGCATTGTCGGCTGGCGCACGATGAACCGCATGCCGACGGATCTGCCCTTGGATGCGCTCGACATGGCTTTGTGGGTCCGTGGCCGGGCCGGCGAGGACGTCACAGGAGTCATTCAACATTCGGATGCGGGAGCTCAATACACCGCGTTGCGCTACTCGGAACGGCTCGCAGACGTGGGAGCGATCGCGTCGATCGGGACCGTCGGGGACTCCTACGACAACGCCCTCGCAGAGACCGTCGTCGGGCTCTACAAAACCGAGTGCGTGAAGCTCGACGGCCCGTTCCGCACCGCTGACGAGCTCGAACTCGCGACCCTGTCCTGGATCCACTGGTTCAATGAAAACCGGCTGCACTCCTCGATCGGATACCTCACCCCGATCGAGATGGAAGACCTGTACTACCGTGAGAACACGACCCAGGAGCAGCCGCTTCTGGGAGAACTCGCCCTCCACTAA
- a CDS encoding IS481 family transposase, with the protein MLVSGMDFNHVPADVRWAIANWPEDAERGAVTRFCERHDISRSVFYKIRGQARELGPVGATEPASRRPHHSPTRTDPTVIEDALAVRAWLVEQGLDGGPLSVAARMRRQGLSAPSRATLARAFAAAGVSKPEPRKRPRAANRRFVYPAPNCCWQIDAFAWSLADGTPVAIHQVIDDHSRMAVATLVAGGETAKAAVQVVSTAVRRWGVPQRLLSDNGLAFNPTRRGFTSKLVDYLIDPGVKPITGKPDQPTTQGKNERFHQTGLLR; encoded by the coding sequence GTGCTCGTCTCGGGCATGGACTTCAACCACGTGCCCGCCGACGTGCGGTGGGCGATAGCGAACTGGCCCGAGGACGCCGAGCGCGGTGCGGTGACGCGCTTCTGTGAGCGGCACGACATCAGCAGGTCGGTGTTCTACAAGATCCGCGGCCAGGCCCGCGAGCTGGGCCCGGTCGGCGCTACCGAGCCCGCCTCTCGTCGGCCACACCACAGCCCAACTCGTACGGACCCGACCGTGATCGAGGACGCGCTGGCGGTGAGGGCATGGCTCGTCGAGCAGGGACTCGATGGCGGGCCGTTGTCCGTGGCCGCCAGGATGCGCAGGCAAGGCCTGTCCGCCCCGTCGCGGGCGACCCTCGCCCGCGCGTTCGCGGCCGCCGGGGTCTCCAAGCCTGAGCCGCGCAAGAGGCCGCGGGCGGCGAACCGCAGGTTCGTCTATCCGGCGCCGAACTGCTGCTGGCAGATCGACGCGTTCGCCTGGTCCCTCGCCGACGGCACACCGGTCGCGATCCACCAGGTCATCGACGACCACTCACGCATGGCAGTGGCGACCCTGGTCGCCGGCGGGGAGACGGCCAAGGCCGCCGTGCAGGTCGTGTCCACGGCGGTGCGCCGCTGGGGCGTGCCGCAACGGCTGCTGTCCGACAACGGGCTGGCGTTCAACCCCACCCGACGCGGCTTCACCAGCAAGCTCGTGGACTACCTGATCGACCCCGGCGTCAAGCCGATCACGGGCAAGCCAGACCAGCCCACCACCCAGGGCAAGAACGAACGGTTCCACCAGACTGGGCTGCTGAGGTGA
- a CDS encoding ribose-5-phosphate isomerase, with amino-acid sequence MTDLLRIVIGSDEAGLAYKDRLKSDLELDERVQTVIDVGVHADQHTAYPHIAVAAARLVAAGEADRALLVCGTGLGVAISANKVPGVRAVTAHDSYSVERAVLSNNAQVLCLGQRVIGVELARRLVREWLGYEFDPTSASAAKVAAIDSYEACE; translated from the coding sequence GTGACCGACCTGCTACGGATCGTCATCGGCAGCGACGAGGCTGGACTGGCCTACAAAGACCGGCTCAAGTCCGACCTCGAACTCGACGAACGCGTTCAAACCGTCATCGACGTGGGGGTGCACGCCGATCAGCACACGGCGTACCCCCACATCGCCGTCGCCGCGGCCCGCCTGGTCGCTGCCGGAGAGGCGGACCGCGCGCTGCTCGTGTGCGGCACGGGCCTTGGGGTCGCCATCTCGGCCAACAAGGTGCCGGGAGTACGTGCAGTGACCGCCCACGACAGCTACTCCGTCGAGCGGGCCGTCTTGTCGAACAATGCCCAGGTGCTGTGCCTCGGGCAGCGAGTCATCGGCGTGGAGCTCGCCAGGCGCCTTGTGCGGGAATGGCTCGGTTACGAGTTCGACCCGACCTCCGCCTCGGCTGCGAAGGTGGCCGCGATCGACAGCTATGAGGCGTGCGAGTAG
- a CDS encoding dihydroxyacetone kinase family protein, whose translation MTVLSNDPAQFVDEALRGFVDAYADLVALVPGGVVRAEATPAGKVAVVVGGGSGHYPAFCGLVGQGFADGAVVGHVFTSPSADAAASVARSASSGAGVVMLTGNYAGDVMNFTLARRQLAAEGIDARYVVVTDDIASAPVGQESLRRGIAGDLMVFKAASAAAEGGADLDEVERVALHANAMTRTLGVAFDGCTLPGASEPLFTVATGRMGIGVGIHGEPGIGEAALPTAAALATTLVELVLAEAPVAGPARAAVILNGLGRTKYEELFVVWSTVAPLLREAGITIVEPDIGELVTSLDMAGCSLTLMWLDEELEALWRAPTAAPAYRKGTTRTPLHAVDTTGTDRTRPSHTTPSGATSVVPPASERARAHAGRVLAGIEAALRAVTEAEDHLGRLDAIAGDGDHGRGMVRGLTAARDAGRIALASGAGAREVLVQAGQAWAHRAGGTSGVLWGAMLEAGGNALGDDAPAWESWDADPLGVVVRAVGAAIDAVQDLGNAKLGDKTLLDALVPFHEALSRADSPGREPTEAWRAAAEQATRAALETAPLRPRLGRARPLADQSVGSPDPGAVSLALIATAVSDAAPNGPESSSRKEQS comes from the coding sequence ATGACGGTGTTGTCCAACGACCCGGCGCAGTTCGTCGACGAAGCGCTGCGGGGATTCGTCGACGCCTACGCCGACCTGGTCGCGCTGGTTCCGGGGGGGGTCGTGCGCGCTGAGGCGACGCCCGCCGGCAAGGTCGCCGTCGTCGTGGGGGGCGGGTCGGGCCACTACCCCGCCTTCTGCGGACTCGTGGGTCAAGGCTTCGCTGACGGCGCGGTGGTGGGCCACGTCTTCACCTCGCCATCGGCCGACGCCGCCGCCTCCGTGGCACGCAGCGCCTCCTCGGGCGCAGGGGTGGTGATGCTCACGGGCAACTACGCCGGCGACGTCATGAACTTCACCCTGGCGCGGCGCCAGCTCGCCGCCGAGGGGATCGACGCCCGGTACGTGGTCGTCACCGATGACATCGCGAGCGCCCCGGTCGGGCAGGAGAGTCTGCGCAGGGGCATTGCCGGGGACCTCATGGTCTTCAAGGCCGCGTCCGCAGCAGCCGAGGGAGGCGCCGACCTTGACGAGGTGGAACGCGTGGCGCTGCATGCCAATGCCATGACACGCACGCTCGGCGTCGCGTTCGACGGCTGCACCCTCCCCGGCGCCAGCGAGCCGCTGTTCACCGTCGCCACGGGGCGAATGGGCATCGGCGTCGGCATCCACGGCGAGCCCGGGATCGGCGAGGCAGCGCTGCCCACTGCGGCCGCGCTCGCGACGACGCTCGTTGAGCTCGTCCTCGCCGAGGCGCCCGTGGCCGGCCCTGCTCGCGCTGCGGTCATCCTCAACGGGCTGGGGCGCACGAAGTACGAGGAACTGTTCGTGGTCTGGTCCACGGTGGCGCCACTGCTGCGCGAGGCGGGGATCACGATTGTCGAACCGGACATCGGGGAACTGGTGACCAGCCTCGACATGGCCGGGTGCTCGCTCACGCTGATGTGGCTGGACGAGGAACTCGAGGCACTCTGGCGGGCACCCACCGCGGCGCCGGCGTACCGCAAGGGAACGACACGCACCCCTCTCCATGCCGTGGACACGACCGGCACCGACCGGACGCGCCCCTCCCACACCACCCCGAGCGGTGCAACCAGCGTCGTGCCCCCCGCCAGCGAGCGCGCCCGTGCCCACGCGGGGCGGGTGTTGGCCGGGATCGAGGCGGCCTTGCGGGCCGTCACCGAGGCCGAGGACCACCTCGGACGACTCGACGCGATTGCCGGCGACGGAGACCACGGTCGCGGAATGGTTCGCGGACTCACCGCGGCCCGGGACGCCGGCCGCATCGCCCTGGCCAGCGGGGCCGGCGCACGTGAGGTGCTGGTCCAGGCGGGGCAGGCATGGGCACACCGTGCCGGCGGGACCTCCGGGGTCCTCTGGGGCGCCATGCTCGAGGCGGGCGGCAACGCCCTTGGCGACGATGCGCCCGCATGGGAAAGCTGGGACGCCGATCCGCTCGGCGTCGTCGTCCGGGCGGTGGGCGCGGCAATCGATGCCGTACAGGATCTCGGCAATGCGAAGCTCGGCGACAAGACACTGCTCGACGCGCTCGTCCCGTTCCACGAGGCACTGAGCCGAGCGGACAGCCCGGGACGAGAACCCACCGAGGCATGGCGCGCGGCGGCGGAGCAGGCGACACGGGCGGCACTCGAGACAGCACCCCTGCGTCCGCGACTGGGTCGAGCACGTCCGCTCGCGGACCAGAGCGTAGGGTCCCCCGATCCCGGCGCGGTCTCGCTCGCGCTCATCGCCACCGCCGTCTCCGACGCCGCACCGAACGGTCCCGAGAGTTCTTCCCGAAAGGAGCAGTCGTGA